A single genomic interval of Bacteroidales bacterium harbors:
- the miaA gene encoding tRNA (adenosine(37)-N6)-dimethylallyltransferase MiaA: MKNKEPKYDIITILGATAGGKTSLAANLASELNGEIISADSRQVYRGMDIATGKDLEDYTVKGKQIPYYLIDIVDAGYKYNVFEYQKDFLSVYQDIKNRNKFPILSGGTGMYIDAVLKGYKLINVSHSESLKAELEKKTDKELIEILKTNKELHNRSDTSNRKRLIRAVEIALYYQKNKEIDFSYPKINSLSIQVVFDRDSRRRRITQRLRERLQNGMIEEVEILIKKDVPVETLKYYGLEYKFITEFILGELSRDEMFDKLEVAIHQFSKRQMTWFRKMEKDGHKIYKIDGYIPLEEKIKRIKSLL; encoded by the coding sequence TTGAAAAATAAAGAGCCTAAATACGATATAATTACCATTCTCGGAGCAACCGCCGGAGGTAAAACTTCATTAGCGGCAAATTTAGCTTCTGAATTAAACGGAGAAATAATAAGTGCTGATTCACGTCAAGTATATAGAGGAATGGATATAGCTACGGGCAAAGATTTGGAAGATTATACCGTTAAAGGAAAACAAATTCCGTATTATTTAATTGATATTGTTGATGCAGGATACAAATATAATGTATTTGAGTATCAGAAAGATTTTCTGTCTGTTTATCAAGATATTAAGAACAGAAACAAATTCCCGATTTTAAGCGGCGGTACAGGAATGTATATTGATGCAGTTCTGAAAGGCTACAAATTGATTAATGTTTCGCACAGCGAAAGTTTAAAAGCTGAATTAGAAAAAAAAACAGATAAAGAATTAATTGAAATTTTAAAAACAAACAAAGAATTACATAACAGAAGTGATACATCAAACAGAAAAAGACTGATAAGAGCGGTTGAAATTGCCCTTTATTATCAAAAAAATAAAGAAATTGATTTCAGTTATCCTAAAATTAACAGTTTGAGTATTCAAGTTGTGTTTGACCGAGATTCTCGAAGAAGAAGAATAACGCAAAGATTAAGAGAGCGTTTGCAAAACGGTATGATTGAGGAGGTTGAAATATTAATTAAAAAAGATGTTCCTGTTGAGACCTTAAAATATTACGGTTTGGAGTATAAATTTATAACGGAATTTATTCTCGGAGAATTAAGCCGTGATGAAATGTTTGATAAGTTGGAAGTTGCAATTCATCAGTTCTCAAAACGACAAATGACGTGGTTCAGAAAAATGGAAAAAGACGGACATAAAATTTATAAAATTGACGGTTATATTCCTCTTGAGGAAAAAATAAAAAGAATAAAAAGCTTATTGTAA
- a CDS encoding GNAT family N-acetyltransferase, whose amino-acid sequence MIFRQAKEQERNVIAGFQQKMALETENYHLNIETVLEGVQAVFDDSKKGKYYIVEEDEKVIASLLTTFEWSDWRNSFVIWIQSVYVLPQYRAKGVFKLMYNEIKKIVSENPNYSGIRLYVDKTNTNAQKVYTKIGMQGEHYSLFEDME is encoded by the coding sequence ATGATTTTCAGACAAGCAAAAGAACAAGAACGAAACGTAATCGCCGGTTTTCAGCAAAAAATGGCATTAGAAACGGAAAACTATCATTTAAATATTGAAACTGTTTTAGAAGGAGTTCAGGCTGTTTTTGATGACTCGAAAAAAGGAAAATATTATATTGTTGAAGAAGACGAAAAAGTTATTGCATCATTGCTCACAACTTTTGAATGGAGCGATTGGCGAAACAGTTTTGTAATTTGGATTCAATCGGTTTATGTGTTGCCGCAATACAGAGCAAAAGGCGTTTTTAAATTAATGTATAACGAGATTAAAAAGATTGTTTCTGAAAATCCTAACTATTCCGGAATTCGCCTTTATGTTGATAAAACAAATACAAATGCCCAAAAAGTTTACACAAAAATAGGAATGCAAGGCGAACATTACAGTTTGTTTGAAGATATGGAATAA
- a CDS encoding HD domain-containing protein: MQETINKNIKFQFAELIKFADKFDNRESKEKIYKVLNLLSGSDKNIIKNNSEYTSEICNIIINDTGGGVNTLIAAVFYSFYKKEDIDSEYIKNEYGTNVLKILTGLYKIPILKTEKIDKQAEQFIKFLLTVTDDVRAILIMLAAELYKIRHIDEYNEEEKASIINKSKAIYTPLAHRIGLYNIKTEFEEKTMKYSEEDMYRFIAKKLKETKATRDTYIESFITPLKKVLKEAGYNFTIKGRPKSIHSIWNKMKSQNVPFEEVYDLFAIRIILKSDFNNEKSVCWNVYSIITDLYKPNPKRLRDWISSPKLSGYESLHTTVLGAENKWVEVQIRTERMDEVAEKGPAAHWRYKTGKEGGSNNWLAKIRETLENAGDYENETDESSKSQLYSEEILVFTPEGDLKSLKKDYTVLDFAFSVHTKVGETCSGAVVNNKIQPLSYILKNGDTVKILTNKNKKPNTEWLDIAKGTRTKNKIKRALKSITFNRAESGKDIIKEKLERLKFGFSEKNIELLTDHFNFKTAVEFYHSVGEGTVDISKIKQAFEKKKTIEDEIITEIKTDTGSQEKEDVNYGDFLLIDENISDLDYTLSKCCNPLPGEDIFGFVTVNKGTRIHKKTCPNAKDMLGRYPYRAVKAKWNISDINSSFSANIYISGKDFTGITSVISDIITKEFNLKMQAISLKSLKNSMFEGNVIAKVNNKKQMIDLINRLKILKNIKTVFHK, from the coding sequence ATGCAAGAAACAATTAACAAGAATATTAAATTTCAATTTGCCGAATTAATCAAATTTGCCGATAAGTTTGATAATAGGGAAAGCAAGGAAAAAATATATAAAGTCTTAAATCTTTTATCCGGCAGCGATAAAAATATAATTAAGAATAATTCAGAATATACTTCCGAAATTTGCAATATTATAATAAATGATACCGGAGGTGGTGTGAACACTTTAATTGCTGCCGTTTTTTACAGTTTTTATAAAAAAGAAGACATAGATTCTGAATATATTAAAAATGAATATGGTACTAATGTATTAAAAATTCTTACGGGTTTATATAAAATCCCGATTCTTAAAACAGAAAAAATTGATAAACAAGCAGAACAATTTATAAAATTTTTATTGACGGTTACGGACGATGTAAGAGCAATTTTAATTATGCTTGCCGCTGAGTTGTATAAAATAAGACATATTGATGAATATAATGAAGAAGAAAAAGCTTCAATTATCAATAAATCTAAAGCTATATATACACCGCTGGCACACCGAATCGGTTTATACAATATAAAAACCGAGTTTGAAGAAAAAACGATGAAATATTCGGAGGAAGATATGTATCGTTTTATAGCAAAAAAACTTAAAGAAACAAAGGCAACAAGAGACACATATATTGAAAGTTTTATTACTCCGTTAAAAAAAGTATTAAAAGAAGCCGGTTATAATTTTACCATAAAAGGCAGACCGAAATCTATTCACTCAATTTGGAATAAAATGAAATCGCAAAATGTTCCGTTTGAAGAAGTTTATGATTTATTTGCGATAAGAATTATTTTAAAATCTGACTTTAATAATGAAAAATCTGTTTGTTGGAATGTGTACTCAATTATTACCGATTTGTATAAACCTAATCCAAAACGACTTCGAGATTGGATTTCTTCACCGAAATTAAGCGGGTATGAATCTTTGCACACAACGGTTTTAGGTGCTGAAAATAAATGGGTTGAAGTTCAAATAAGAACCGAACGAATGGATGAAGTTGCTGAAAAAGGACCTGCTGCACATTGGAGATATAAAACAGGAAAAGAAGGCGGCAGCAATAATTGGTTGGCAAAAATACGAGAAACACTTGAAAATGCAGGAGATTATGAAAACGAAACGGACGAAAGTTCTAAAAGTCAATTATATTCAGAAGAAATATTAGTTTTTACACCGGAAGGTGATTTAAAAAGTCTTAAAAAAGATTATACAGTTCTGGATTTTGCTTTTTCCGTTCATACAAAAGTAGGCGAAACTTGCTCGGGAGCTGTTGTCAATAATAAAATTCAGCCTTTATCTTATATCCTTAAAAATGGAGATACCGTAAAAATTTTAACAAATAAAAATAAAAAACCTAATACTGAATGGCTTGATATAGCAAAAGGTACAAGGACTAAAAATAAAATTAAAAGAGCATTAAAATCAATAACTTTTAACAGAGCAGAAAGCGGTAAAGATATTATTAAAGAAAAACTGGAACGTTTAAAATTCGGATTTTCCGAAAAAAACATTGAACTTCTTACTGACCATTTTAATTTTAAAACAGCAGTTGAATTTTATCATAGTGTAGGAGAGGGTACAGTTGATATTTCAAAAATAAAACAAGCTTTTGAAAAGAAAAAAACAATTGAAGACGAAATAATTACTGAAATTAAAACTGATACCGGAAGTCAAGAAAAGGAAGATGTTAATTACGGTGATTTTTTATTAATTGATGAAAATATTTCTGATTTAGATTATACATTATCTAAGTGTTGCAACCCTTTGCCCGGTGAAGATATTTTCGGATTTGTAACAGTTAATAAAGGAACAAGAATTCATAAAAAAACTTGCCCTAATGCAAAAGATATGTTGGGAAGGTATCCTTACAGGGCAGTAAAAGCAAAATGGAATATTTCTGATATTAATTCGTCTTTTTCTGCAAATATTTATATTTCAGGTAAAGATTTTACGGGAATTACATCTGTTATTTCAGATATTATTACAAAAGAATTTAATTTGAAAATGCAGGCAATATCTCTTAAATCATTAAAAAACAGTATGTTTGAAGGAAATGTAATTGCGAAAGTAAATAATAAAAAACAAATGATTGATTTGATAAACAGGCTTAAAATATTAAAAAATATTAAGACCGTTTTTCATAAATAA
- a CDS encoding carboxy terminal-processing peptidase, whose product MRKKHIPIYIIILFSFIVSFTSDNNDNRKNKLILEIMKQSLRTYHYYEHKFDNEFSEEVFHLYLEKMDYNKRFFLQSDINTFAAYKYKIDEAVKDADFTFFKLTKDTYIERVKEVDKYIEAALKKPFDFTEDEFIEIDSEKRNFAESKKELKQNWEKYLKHSVMTKLATKLKIQEKAKKDNDTTIEIKTFEELEKKAREEVKKTYEDWYHRMTKIDEKDLLRMYFNSVAGFFDPHTSYFPPKDKENFDIRISGKLEGIGATLSQPNAYIKVERIVAGSACWKQGELEVGDLILKVAQGADEPVDVVDMRLDEAIKMIRGKKGTEVRLTVKKADGSIHIIPIIRDVVILEETFAKSIVIQDSISGKKIGYIYLPQFYADFEDKNGRRSSVDVKKEVEKLKKEDIEGIIIDLRSNGGGSLIDAIDIVGLFIDKGPVVQVRSRFGMPEVLKDKKAGTLYDGKLLVMVNEFSASASEIMAAAIQDYARGVIVGSKSTFGKGTVQRFIPFDQMTRSNDDLKPLGHLKITIQKFYRINGGATQLKGVEPDIVLPDAYSKMDMGEKDMDNPIEWDEIPKAEYSVFNTNINFEKIKQKSNNRVSADTSFIIIDEYSDYLKKSQDETLLTLNLNKYRKEQENKSKINKRFRNADRRISGLKFYVSRVDSLKVYSDTIKIDRVKSWIKNLKKDIYLEESYRIINDMN is encoded by the coding sequence ATGAGAAAAAAACATATTCCGATATATATAATTATACTGTTTTCATTTATTGTTTCATTTACTTCTGACAATAATGATAACAGAAAAAATAAATTGATTTTGGAAATAATGAAGCAAAGCTTGCGAACATATCATTATTATGAACATAAGTTTGATAATGAGTTCTCTGAAGAAGTTTTTCATTTGTATCTGGAAAAAATGGATTATAACAAACGCTTCTTCTTACAATCTGACATTAATACATTTGCTGCATATAAATATAAAATTGACGAAGCTGTTAAAGATGCTGATTTTACCTTTTTTAAATTAACAAAAGACACTTATATTGAAAGGGTTAAAGAAGTTGATAAGTATATTGAAGCTGCGTTAAAAAAGCCTTTTGATTTTACCGAAGACGAATTTATTGAAATTGATTCTGAAAAACGAAATTTTGCAGAAAGCAAAAAAGAATTAAAACAAAATTGGGAGAAATATTTGAAGCACTCCGTAATGACAAAGTTAGCAACAAAACTTAAAATTCAGGAAAAAGCTAAAAAAGATAATGATACAACTATTGAAATAAAAACATTTGAAGAACTTGAAAAAAAAGCAAGGGAAGAAGTTAAAAAAACTTATGAAGATTGGTATCACAGAATGACAAAAATAGATGAAAAAGATTTATTAAGAATGTATTTTAATTCTGTTGCCGGATTTTTTGATCCTCATACAAGTTATTTTCCTCCGAAAGACAAAGAAAATTTCGATATTCGCATTTCCGGAAAATTAGAAGGAATAGGTGCAACACTTTCGCAACCTAATGCATATATTAAAGTTGAAAGAATTGTTGCCGGAAGTGCTTGTTGGAAACAAGGGGAACTTGAAGTCGGCGACTTAATTCTTAAAGTTGCACAAGGAGCTGATGAACCTGTTGATGTTGTTGATATGCGACTTGACGAAGCAATTAAAATGATAAGAGGAAAAAAAGGAACAGAAGTAAGGCTTACCGTAAAAAAAGCTGACGGAAGCATCCATATCATTCCCATTATCAGGGATGTTGTTATTCTTGAAGAAACTTTTGCAAAATCAATAGTAATTCAAGATTCAATTTCAGGAAAAAAAATAGGATATATATACTTACCTCAATTTTATGCTGATTTTGAAGATAAAAACGGTCGCAGAAGCTCAGTTGACGTAAAAAAAGAAGTTGAGAAACTTAAAAAAGAAGATATTGAAGGAATAATTATAGACCTGAGAAGCAACGGCGGCGGCTCGTTAATTGATGCTATTGATATAGTAGGTTTGTTTATAGATAAAGGTCCTGTTGTTCAGGTAAGAAGCAGATTCGGTATGCCGGAAGTATTAAAAGATAAAAAAGCCGGTACTTTATATGACGGAAAATTGCTTGTAATGGTCAATGAATTCAGTGCTTCGGCTTCTGAAATTATGGCTGCTGCAATTCAAGATTACGCAAGAGGGGTTATTGTAGGAAGTAAGAGTACTTTCGGAAAAGGAACGGTTCAAAGATTTATTCCCTTCGACCAAATGACACGTTCTAATGATGATTTAAAACCTCTCGGGCATCTGAAAATCACTATTCAAAAATTTTACAGAATTAACGGAGGTGCAACTCAATTAAAAGGAGTAGAACCTGACATAGTTTTACCCGATGCTTATTCAAAGATGGATATGGGCGAAAAAGACATGGATAACCCTATTGAATGGGATGAAATTCCGAAAGCTGAATATTCTGTTTTTAATACAAATATTAATTTTGAGAAAATTAAACAAAAAAGCAATAATCGTGTTTCGGCAGATACATCATTTATTATTATTGATGAGTATTCCGATTATTTAAAAAAGTCGCAAGACGAAACATTACTTACGTTGAACCTAAATAAATACAGAAAAGAACAAGAAAATAAAAGTAAAATAAATAAGCGATTTAGAAATGCAGACAGAAGAATTTCCGGTTTGAAATTTTATGTTTCAAGAGTAGATTCTCTCAAAGTTTATTCTGATACAATTAAAATTGACAGAGTAAAATCATGGATTAAAAATTTGAAAAAGGATATTTATCTTGAAGAATCATACAGGATTATAAATGATATGAACTAA
- a CDS encoding class II SORL domain-containing protein has product MAKINQYQDISQVEREAKKDYIDRHSPFIHCDDKAKKGEKFKVKVQMGNEYSHPDDFDHFIKYIQLWSGETMLAQTSFPPGTFGNVSGHAEVDFYIVPTKSNLKLTAMAYCTKHGLWQSEVKEVAAE; this is encoded by the coding sequence ATGGCAAAAATTAATCAATATCAAGATATAAGTCAAGTAGAAAGAGAAGCAAAAAAAGACTATATTGACAGACATTCACCTTTTATTCATTGTGATGATAAAGCAAAAAAAGGTGAAAAATTTAAAGTAAAAGTACAAATGGGAAATGAATATTCGCATCCGGATGATTTTGACCACTTCATTAAATATATTCAATTATGGAGCGGAGAAACAATGTTAGCTCAAACAAGCTTTCCTCCGGGAACATTCGGTAACGTTTCAGGACATGCAGAAGTTGACTTCTATATTGTTCCTACGAAAAGTAATTTAAAATTAACTGCAATGGCTTACTGCACTAAACACGGTTTGTGGCAAAGTGAAGTGAAAGAAGTAGCAGCTGAGTAG
- a CDS encoding Rrf2 family transcriptional regulator, producing the protein MSSIVKFSEAASIGLHGTVLIAKSENFLNVNKIAEKIGSSRHHVAKVMQRLAKDGYIRSMRGPTGGFVLLKKPEKISFLDVYESVEGKVSTNDEYSNIKETEAIDKKILKDITKKMTQDFINYMKKQHISDYI; encoded by the coding sequence ATGAGTTCAATAGTAAAATTTTCGGAAGCAGCTTCAATAGGGCTTCACGGAACGGTATTAATTGCAAAATCAGAAAATTTCCTAAATGTTAATAAAATTGCTGAGAAAATAGGAAGCTCTCGTCATCATGTAGCCAAAGTAATGCAACGCTTAGCAAAAGACGGATATATAAGGTCAATGAGAGGGCCTACGGGCGGTTTTGTATTACTTAAGAAACCTGAAAAAATCAGTTTTTTAGATGTCTATGAATCAGTAGAAGGAAAAGTTTCAACCAACGATGAATATTCAAATATTAAAGAAACAGAAGCAATTGATAAAAAGATATTAAAAGATATTACAAAAAAAATGACTCAAGATTTTATTAATTATATGAAAAAGCAACATATTTCTGATTATATTTAA
- the fmt gene encoding methionyl-tRNA formyltransferase has product MTKKDFRIIFMGTPDFAVESLKSLYKNHFNIVAVITAPDKPAGRGKKIQTSAVKKYAEENNLLILQPVNLKNEQFIKELQELKADLQIVVAFRMLPEVVWAMPEFGTINIHASLLPDYRGAAPINHAIINGETKTGVTSFFIEREIDTGKIIFQKEVKILPNENAGQLHDKLMTAGGKLIVKTVNAIINKTVNPVSQKTVNISEIKPANKIFKQDCEINFNQNTVDVYNFIRGLSPYPAAWTKLTDKNGKNITLKIFATEMIIENHSNKAGKIISDNKTYIKIATPNGYINIADLQLQGKKRMPVKDLLNGFDISEYILN; this is encoded by the coding sequence ATAACAAAAAAAGATTTCAGAATAATTTTTATGGGAACTCCTGATTTTGCTGTTGAAAGTTTAAAGTCATTATATAAAAACCATTTTAATATTGTTGCGGTAATAACTGCTCCCGATAAACCTGCCGGCAGAGGAAAAAAAATACAAACTTCCGCAGTTAAAAAATATGCAGAAGAAAATAATCTCTTGATTTTGCAACCCGTAAATTTAAAAAATGAACAATTTATAAAAGAACTGCAAGAACTTAAAGCAGATTTACAAATTGTAGTTGCATTCAGAATGTTGCCGGAAGTTGTTTGGGCAATGCCTGAGTTCGGAACAATAAACATACATGCCTCTCTCCTGCCCGACTACAGAGGTGCAGCACCTATAAATCATGCAATAATAAACGGAGAAACAAAAACAGGTGTTACAAGTTTTTTTATTGAAAGGGAAATTGATACAGGAAAAATAATTTTTCAAAAAGAAGTTAAAATTTTACCGAATGAAAATGCAGGGCAATTGCATGATAAATTAATGACAGCAGGCGGAAAACTCATAGTTAAAACTGTAAATGCAATTATTAATAAAACCGTAAATCCTGTTTCACAGAAAACAGTTAATATTTCTGAAATAAAACCTGCGAATAAGATATTTAAACAAGATTGTGAAATTAACTTTAATCAAAACACAGTAGATGTTTATAATTTTATCAGAGGTTTAAGCCCGTATCCGGCTGCTTGGACAAAACTTACCGATAAAAACGGCAAAAATATTACTTTAAAAATATTTGCGACTGAAATGATTATTGAAAATCATTCAAATAAAGCAGGTAAAATAATATCAGACAATAAAACTTATATTAAAATCGCAACACCGAACGGCTACATAAACATTGCGGATTTACAGTTACAAGGAAAGAAAAGAATGCCCGTTAAAGATTTGTTAAATGGTTTTGACATTTCTGAATACATATTAAATTAG
- a CDS encoding Zn-dependent hydrolase has product MKNKLFFLVSTVLFLFILGACKETEQEVQTNENDNPMKAKTEQFISFKLTANTEHLSDNQKQMLPLLFEAADICNEIYWTQAYGDKTELFTENIDEYTKKFLEINYGPWERLNGNKSFIEGINEKPKGANFYPADMTEEEFENIEDKNKTSLYTLIQRDENGKLKTVWYHDAYKEQTEKLADLLKQAAELADDEGFKNYLNLRAEALLTDDYLESDMAWMDMKNNDIDFVVGPIENYEDALYGYKAAHEAFILIKDKVWSDKLAKYAAMLPDMQKALPVTEEYKQEVPGRNSDLGAYDVVYYAGDCNAGSKTIAINLPNDKRVHLAKGSRRLQLKNAMQAKFDKILIPISKVLIAEEQQKHITFDAFFENTMFHETAHGLGIKYLLNDKTKTVGDALKEYATTIEEGKADILGLFFVTKLFDDGEFPEKDLMDNYVTFMAGIFRSVRFGVSSSHGKANMLRFFYFKEMGAFSKDTETGQYSVNFEKMKEAMNSLTEKILVIQGDGNYAEAKKWIEEKGKIGEELKKDLEKVNEAGIPVDIVFEQGLKELGL; this is encoded by the coding sequence ATGAAAAACAAACTTTTTTTCTTAGTATCAACAGTATTATTTCTTTTTATTTTGGGTGCATGTAAAGAAACCGAACAAGAAGTTCAAACAAATGAAAATGATAATCCCATGAAAGCAAAAACAGAGCAATTTATAAGCTTTAAATTAACTGCAAATACTGAGCATCTTTCTGACAATCAGAAGCAAATGTTACCTTTGTTGTTTGAAGCGGCAGATATCTGTAATGAAATCTACTGGACACAAGCTTATGGAGATAAAACAGAATTGTTTACGGAAAATATTGATGAATATACAAAGAAATTTCTTGAAATAAATTACGGACCGTGGGAAAGACTTAACGGAAATAAATCATTTATTGAAGGAATAAACGAAAAACCGAAAGGAGCAAATTTTTATCCTGCAGATATGACCGAAGAAGAATTTGAAAATATTGAAGATAAAAACAAAACTTCGTTATACACATTAATACAACGAGATGAAAACGGTAAATTAAAAACTGTTTGGTACCACGATGCATATAAAGAGCAAACAGAAAAATTAGCCGACTTATTAAAACAAGCTGCCGAGTTAGCTGATGACGAAGGCTTTAAAAATTATTTAAATTTAAGAGCCGAAGCATTACTTACTGATGATTATTTAGAAAGCGATATGGCTTGGATGGATATGAAGAACAATGATATAGATTTTGTTGTAGGTCCTATTGAAAATTATGAAGATGCCCTGTATGGTTATAAAGCAGCACATGAAGCATTTATTTTAATAAAAGATAAAGTTTGGAGTGATAAATTAGCAAAATATGCTGCTATGTTGCCTGATATGCAAAAAGCATTACCTGTTACCGAAGAATATAAGCAAGAAGTTCCCGGAAGAAATTCTGACTTAGGAGCTTATGACGTAGTTTATTATGCAGGTGATTGTAATGCCGGCAGCAAAACTATTGCCATCAACTTACCGAATGATAAAAGAGTTCACCTTGCAAAAGGCAGCAGAAGATTACAATTAAAAAATGCAATGCAAGCAAAATTCGATAAAATTTTAATTCCCATCAGTAAAGTGTTAATTGCAGAAGAACAACAAAAACATATAACTTTTGATGCATTTTTTGAAAATACAATGTTTCATGAAACAGCTCATGGGCTGGGTATTAAGTATTTGCTGAATGATAAAACAAAAACCGTAGGCGATGCTTTAAAAGAATATGCAACAACAATAGAAGAAGGGAAGGCTGATATCCTCGGATTATTTTTTGTAACAAAATTATTTGATGACGGAGAATTTCCCGAAAAAGACTTAATGGATAACTATGTTACATTTATGGCAGGAATTTTTCGCTCTGTAAGATTCGGAGTTTCAAGTTCCCACGGAAAAGCAAATATGTTACGTTTCTTTTATTTTAAAGAAATGGGTGCTTTCTCTAAGGATACCGAAACCGGACAATACAGCGTAAACTTTGAAAAGATGAAAGAAGCAATGAATTCTTTAACAGAAAAGATTTTAGTTATTCAAGGAGACGGAAATTATGCAGAAGCAAAAAAATGGATTGAAGAAAAAGGGAAAATCGGAGAAGAATTAAAAAAAGATTTAGAAAAAGTAAACGAAGCAGGAATACCGGTAGATATTGTATTTGAGCAAGGTTTAAAAGAACTGGGATTGTAA
- a CDS encoding DNA-deoxyinosine glycosylase: MELFSFPSIVKPDAKILILGTMPGKTSLEINEYYGYKHNVFWKIMFELFEIEYSNNYKIKKSLLKNNNIALWDTLKYCERKGSLDSNIKNEEINDFNVFFSEARNIKAVLFNGKSAYNFYKKHIGFNDDFRYYSLPSTSPANASMNFETKLKHWSIIKTLLNE; this comes from the coding sequence ATGGAATTATTTTCATTTCCGTCGATTGTTAAACCGGATGCAAAGATATTAATTTTAGGAACAATGCCGGGAAAAACATCTTTAGAAATTAATGAATATTACGGCTACAAACATAATGTTTTTTGGAAAATAATGTTTGAACTTTTTGAAATTGAATATTCAAATAATTACAAAATAAAGAAAAGCTTACTTAAAAATAATAATATTGCACTTTGGGATACTTTGAAATATTGTGAAAGAAAGGGAAGTTTAGACTCAAATATTAAAAATGAAGAGATTAATGATTTTAATGTTTTTTTCTCGGAAGCCCGGAATATAAAAGCTGTTTTATTTAACGGAAAGTCGGCATATAATTTTTATAAAAAACATATAGGATTTAATGATGATTTCCGTTATTATTCTTTACCCTCAACAAGCCCTGCAAATGCAAGCATGAACTTTGAAACAAAATTGAAACATTGGTCAATAATTAAAACATTACTAAATGAGTAG
- a CDS encoding manganese efflux pump MntP family protein — MDFISIIIIAIGLSADSFAVSVSNGISKNMLKFKHIFLIAVLFAFFQAGMPLIGWFAGNGFSEYIKTTDHWIAFVLLSFIGIKMIYESYKSKENQEKSGFNFLTITAQAIATSIDALIIGISFAFIDVSIYSAILIIGISTFIFSLVGFGFGKKYGKKVSKHAELIGGIILILLGIKILIEHLFFH, encoded by the coding sequence GTGGATTTTATTTCAATCATAATCATAGCAATCGGATTGTCTGCCGACAGCTTTGCAGTTTCGGTTTCAAACGGAATAAGCAAAAATATGCTTAAATTTAAACATATTTTTTTGATTGCTGTTTTGTTTGCTTTTTTTCAGGCAGGAATGCCTTTAATAGGTTGGTTTGCCGGAAACGGTTTTTCTGAATACATTAAAACAACCGATCATTGGATTGCTTTTGTTTTATTAAGTTTTATCGGAATAAAAATGATTTACGAAAGTTATAAATCAAAAGAAAATCAAGAAAAATCAGGATTTAATTTTTTAACAATTACGGCACAAGCAATTGCTACAAGCATTGATGCTTTGATTATAGGAATAAGCTTTGCATTTATTGATGTTTCAATTTATTCGGCAATATTAATTATAGGAATTTCCACTTTCATATTTTCACTCGTAGGTTTTGGCTTCGGAAAAAAATACGGAAAAAAAGTTTCAAAACATGCCGAACTTATCGGCGGAATTATATTAATTTTACTCGGGATTAAAATATTGATTGAGCATCTATTTTTTCATTAA
- the smpB gene encoding SsrA-binding protein SmpB, which yields MANVLNIKNKKARHNYELLDKFIAGIQLYGTEIKSIRAGKVSLNDSYCVLLEQVNKPGVFEVWVKMHISEYTHGTYSNHEPKRNRKLLLNRKEIDKIVKKVKASSLTIVPTRLFINDRGLAKLEIAIARGKKYHDKRQSLKQNDDKREMDKLKKMRL from the coding sequence ATGGCAAATGTACTGAACATAAAAAACAAAAAAGCAAGGCATAATTATGAGTTGCTGGATAAGTTTATTGCCGGAATTCAACTTTACGGAACAGAAATTAAATCTATAAGAGCCGGGAAAGTCAGTTTAAATGATTCGTATTGTGTTCTTTTAGAGCAAGTAAATAAACCGGGAGTTTTTGAAGTTTGGGTTAAAATGCACATCTCGGAATATACTCACGGAACTTATTCTAACCACGAACCGAAAAGAAACAGAAAATTGCTGTTGAACCGAAAAGAAATAGATAAAATTGTTAAAAAGGTAAAGGCATCTTCACTTACAATTGTCCCTACCCGACTGTTTATCAACGACAGAGGACTTGCAAAATTAGAGATTGCCATTGCAAGAGGAAAAAAATATCACGACAAAAGACAAAGCCTTAAACAGAATGATGATAAAAGAGAAATGGATAAATTGAAGAAAATGAGGTTGTAG